Below is a window of Sulfurimonas sp. DNA.
GTAAAAGACTTACATCAAGCGGCTCTTGCTATCGGTAAAGCGGAAACAAATATGAAACTAATGCTTGAAATTAGAAATAAAGCTTTAAGTGCATATAAAGAGCTCGGACGTACACAGCTATAATAACTTGAATACACAAAGTAAAAATAAGAGTAAAAAGATCTTTTTACTCTTCACTCTATTATCTATAGGTTTTTTAATATTTTTAGGTGTAATGCTATCAAATGTAGTAGCACCCAGAAACCTACCCTCTCTCTATACAAAAAATACATCTTATGCAATGCGTGGAAATATTTTAAGTGCTGATGGTTTTACTCTAGCATATACTACAAAACTCTATAAAGCGGTTGTAAATACAAAGTTTATAGATCCTCAGAAAAAAGATCTTTTTATAGAACTGTTTAGTATCTATTCAGGTATTAGTCCTAAAGAGATAAGAGAGAAACTCTCAAAAAGAAACGGTGTAGTTGTTTTAAGCTATAACATAGAGGAAAAAAATGCACAATATCTTAAAAAACTGGCATATGAACTTAGACGCTACGATGTTTTCATTGTAAGGCTAAATCCTAGAACAGGTATAAAAACTATTCAAGGTTTAAATATTATTGAGAGTGGTGAAAGCCGAGAATATCCATATAAAAAACTTTTAACACCTGTAATAGGTTACACACATAAAATAGAAGATGACGGATATACAAAGATAAAAGGTGTGAAAGGTCTTGAAAAACGTTTTGAGGCTGAGCTAGAAGCTAGACAAGATGAATTGAGTCAAGGTAAGCGCGATGTTAACGGTTATATAATATTAAATAAAGAGAGCTTTACAAAACAACAGCTTAACGGACTTAATCTAAAACTAAACATACCTGCATCTCTGCAAATAAGAATGGAAAAAATGCTTGATTCCATGAAAGAAGAGCTCGATGCAAAGCAGGTTATGCTAGCTATAATGGACACAAAAAGTGCAAAAGTATTAAGCATGGCATCTTCAAACAGATATCTTCCAAAAGATATAAGAAAAGAGGACTATCCATCTCTTAATTCTGCTATGCTTGAGTACAGTTTTGAACCGGGTAGTGTTATTAAAACAATTACTTTTGCTCTTCTTTTAGATAAAAAGCTTATAAATCCATATGATCTTGTAAACGGTCATAACGGTCGTTTTAAAATAGGTCGTAAAGTTATTACTGATGAACATGAGTTTGATTGGTTAAGTGCTGAGAATGTTATAGTTCACTCATCAAACATCGGTATAGCTCAACTTGCTCAGAAAATGAGTGGTTTAGAGTTTCATGAAGGTCTAAAAGAGTTTGGATTTGCCAGTAAATCCATTCCGGATATGATTTATGAAAGAAAAGGTTCAATTCCACATCCTACAAGACTTAACAATGAAATATACAAAGCTACCTGTTCCTACGGATATGGAATGAGAGCAAATCTTATGCAACTTATTCGTGCATATAGCGTATTTAACAATGGTGGTAAAAGTGTGACTCCTCAAATCGTTGATTCATTAATTAATGAACTTGGCGAAGAGACAAAAATACCAAAGCTTGAACAGATGCAAATAGTAAATCCTGAAACTGCACACCGTATGAAACAAATACTTATTAAAACAGTAAATAAAGGTACAGGTGTAAAGGCTATAACACCAGGTTTAGAAGTTGGAGGAAAAACCGGAACAGCCCACAAAGTTGAAGATGGAAGATATGTAAACAAATACAA
It encodes the following:
- a CDS encoding peptidoglycan D,D-transpeptidase FtsI family protein codes for the protein MNTQSKNKSKKIFLLFTLLSIGFLIFLGVMLSNVVAPRNLPSLYTKNTSYAMRGNILSADGFTLAYTTKLYKAVVNTKFIDPQKKDLFIELFSIYSGISPKEIREKLSKRNGVVVLSYNIEEKNAQYLKKLAYELRRYDVFIVRLNPRTGIKTIQGLNIIESGESREYPYKKLLTPVIGYTHKIEDDGYTKIKGVKGLEKRFEAELEARQDELSQGKRDVNGYIILNKESFTKQQLNGLNLKLNIPASLQIRMEKMLDSMKEELDAKQVMLAIMDTKSAKVLSMASSNRYLPKDIRKEDYPSLNSAMLEYSFEPGSVIKTITFALLLDKKLINPYDLVNGHNGRFKIGRKVITDEHEFDWLSAENVIVHSSNIGIAQLAQKMSGLEFHEGLKEFGFASKSIPDMIYERKGSIPHPTRLNNEIYKATCSYGYGMRANLMQLIRAYSVFNNGGKSVTPQIVDSLINELGEETKIPKLEQMQIVNPETAHRMKQILIKTVNKGTGVKAITPGLEVGGKTGTAHKVEDGRYVNKYNTAFLGFVNDKTKKYTMGVVVIEPKKSQFAAQTAVPVFKKAIDIMIENGYLKPDIIE